The genome window GAAGACCCGTCCCGGGGACGCGACCAGCTCCGCAACGGCGTCCGCGTGTGCCTGCTCGATGTCGCTCATCGCACCTCGGTGCGACGGCGCGTCACGGGGGTCGTGGTGGTCCTACTCGCCGGCGACCGAGGACCTGTCCAGGTACGACGTCAGATCCTCCTCACGGACGCGGTAGTTGCGTCCGACCTTGATAGCCCGGAGCTGTCCTCGCCTGATCAGCCTGTACACGGTCATCCTGGATACGCGCATCACGGCCGCCACCTCGGCGACCGTCAGCAGCTTTGAGATCTCGGGACCCGAACGCGCCATCGTGCTCCTTGTCGGCTCGCATCCTAACGGCGGAGCTCCGACGGACGCCATGCGACCGCCCGAACGCTCACCGACCGAGCTCGGCGCTGCGGCGGGCGGCCCGGGCGATCGCCTCGGCCAGCGCCGCCTTCACGTCATGGGCGTCGAGCGCGGCGACGGCCGCCTCGGTCGTCCCCCCTGGCGACGTGACCTGGGCGCGGAGCTCCCGGGGGTCAGCGTCGTCCTGAGCCAGCATCTCGGCCGCCCCCCGCAGGGTCTGAACGACGAGGGTCCGGGCCGTGGTCGGGTCGAGCCCCACCTGTTCGGCCCCGGTCAGCATCG of Actinomycetota bacterium contains these proteins:
- a CDS encoding helix-turn-helix domain-containing protein, which encodes MARSGPEISKLLTVAEVAAVMRVSRMTVYRLIRRGQLRAIKVGRNYRVREEDLTSYLDRSSVAGE